A genomic stretch from Echeneis naucrates chromosome 6, fEcheNa1.1, whole genome shotgun sequence includes:
- the taf12 gene encoding transcription initiation factor TFIID subunit 12: MANNTTTTVKVLTGPPGRSSPEGSQVLSKKKLQDLVREIDPNEQLDEDVEEMLLQIADDFIESVVTAACQLARHRKSNTLEVKDVQLHLERQWNMWIPGYGSDEIRPFKKACTTEAHKQRMALIRKTTKK; encoded by the exons ATGGCAAACAACACCACAACAACTGTTAAAGTTTTGACTGGTCCTCCTGGCAGAAGCAGCCCAGAAGGATCTCAG GTGCTCAGTAAGAAGAAGCTACAGGACCTGGTGAGAGAGATTGACCCTAATGAGCAGCTGGATGAGGATGTTGAGGAG ATGCTGCTACAAATTGCAGATGACTTTATAGAAAGTGTAGTGACAGCGGCATGTCAACTAGCACGCCATCGCAAATCCAACACCTTAGAGGTGAAGGatgttcagttacatcttg AGCGTCAGTGGAACATGTGGATTCCTGGTTATGGCTCAGATGAGATCCGGCCGTTCAAGAAGGCATGCACCACAGAGGCTCACAAACAG agaaTGGCACTGATCCGCAAGACAACCAAAAAATAG
- the rab42b gene encoding ras-related protein Rab-42b: MDLTLWQYQFRIIMLGDSTVGKSSLLKRYTEDSFLESINQTVGVDFYVHFLEVEQGVRVKLQFWDTAGQERFRSVTRSYYRNSVGGLLVFDITNRTSFDHVKEWHAEVCERVQPHKVLFVLVGQKSDRDAFGERVVSREEAEKLALQLGMPYVEASAKTGQNVKESFELLTRRVYQGLLSHEVELQEGWDGVKCAAPQTLQLHRASLARPSTAPKNKKKCCD; this comes from the exons ATGGACCTGACTTTGTGGCAGTACCAGTTCAGGATCATCATGCTGGGGGACTCCACAGTGGGCAAGTCCTCTCTGCTCAAACGCTACACTGAAGACTCGTTCCTGGAGTCCATCAACCAAACTGTGGGTGTGGACTTTTATGTTCACTTCCTGGAGGTGGAACAGGGGGTCCGTGTCAAACTGCAGTTCTGGGACACAGCTGGGCAGGAGAGATTCAG GTCGGTGACCCGTTCTTATTACCGCAACTCGGTCGGAGGCCTGCTGGTGTTTGACATAACCAACCGAACATCGTTTGACCATGTTAAGGAGTGGCACGCAGAGGTGTGCGAGCGAGTGCAACCGCATAAGGTTCTGTTCGTCCTGGTGGGCCAAAAGAGTGACCGAGATGCTTTCGGAGAGAGGGTGGTGAGTCGAGAGGAGGCTGAGAAACTGGCACTACAGCTGGGGATGCCGTATGTGGAGGCCTCCGCCAAGACGGGCCAAAATGTCAAGGAGAGCTTTGAACTTCTCACTCGGCGGGTCTATCAGGGTCTGTTGAGTCACGAGGTAGAGCTGCAAGAGGGCTGGGATGGAGTAAAGTGTGCCGCCCCACAAACACTGCAATTGCACAGAGCCAGCCTGGCTAGGCCCAGCACGGCCCCTAAGAACAAGAAGAAGTGCTGTGATTAA